The following nucleotide sequence is from Micromonospora sp. WMMD1120.
TCGCCAGCTCGGCGCAGCGGAAGGCGTTCACCGAGGTCGACGTGGTGGACAACCACACCACCTTCGAGGCGTTCGTCGACCTGACCTGGACGCCGCCCACCACGACGCCGACCCCGACGCCGACGGTGACCCCGACGGCCACGCCGACCGCGACGCCGACGCCGGGTGCCACCACCTCGCCGACCGCCGGTGGCGGCGCCGGCGGTGGCGGGCTGCCGGTGACCGGTGTGCAGGTCGGTGTGATCGGTGCCATCGGCGCTCTCATCCTGCTGGCGGGTGGGGCGCTGCTGGTGCTCTCCCGTCGGCGCAAGGTGGTTCTGGTCGCGCCGGGCGACGAGAAGTCGACCGACTGACGGTGCTGACGACGCGAGGGCGGGGTGGGCGACCACCCCGCCCTTTCGTGTGGTGGGGTGTGGGACGTGTCACGCCGCCGGTTCCGGTGTCCGCGCGGGCTGGCAGAGTGGGTCCGGTGAGCCGTGAACCGCAGGGGCGACGCGCCAGCCTGGACAAGCAGCCGCACGAGGTCGCCGCGATGTTCGACGGGGTGGCCGAGCGTTACGACCTGACCAACACGATCCTCGCCTTCGGGCAGGACCGGTCCTGGCGTCGGGCCACCCGGGCGGCGCTCGGGCTGCGACCCGGCGAGCGGGTGCTGGACATTGGCGCGGGCACCGGCGTCTCGACCCAGGACCTGGCCCGCTCCGGGGCGTACGCGGTCGGCGTCGACCTGTCGCTGGGCATGCTGCACACCGGCAAGCGGACCCGTCCCGAGGTGCCGCTGCTCGCCGGTGACGCGCTACGACTCCCGTTCGCCGACGCCAGCTTCGACGCGGTGACCATCTCCTTCGCGCTGCGCAACGTGCACGACACCGACGGGGCGCTGCGTGAGCTGGCCCGGGTGACGCGGCCCGGTGGCCGGCTCGTGATCTGCGAGTTCAGCACCCCGGTCAATCCGGCCTTCCGGACCGTCTACCTGTCGTACCTGATGCGTTCGCTGCCGGCGGTCGCCCGCCGGGTGTCGAGCAACCCCGACGCGTACGCCTATCTCGCCGAGTCGATCCGGGCCTGGCCGGCGCAGGCCGCGCTGGCGGGACGGGTCGCGGCGACCGGGTGGGGACGGGTGGCCTGGCGCAACCTGACCGGTGGCGTTGTGGCCCTGCACCGGGGGGTCCGCGAGTAGCGGCGGTGCCGCCCAGCCGGGCAGTGCGGACATTACTC
It contains:
- a CDS encoding demethylmenaquinone methyltransferase, producing MSREPQGRRASLDKQPHEVAAMFDGVAERYDLTNTILAFGQDRSWRRATRAALGLRPGERVLDIGAGTGVSTQDLARSGAYAVGVDLSLGMLHTGKRTRPEVPLLAGDALRLPFADASFDAVTISFALRNVHDTDGALRELARVTRPGGRLVICEFSTPVNPAFRTVYLSYLMRSLPAVARRVSSNPDAYAYLAESIRAWPAQAALAGRVAATGWGRVAWRNLTGGVVALHRGVRE